One window from the genome of Periophthalmus magnuspinnatus isolate fPerMag1 chromosome 18, fPerMag1.2.pri, whole genome shotgun sequence encodes:
- the LOC129457127 gene encoding uncharacterized protein LOC129457127, whose protein sequence is MKQSPCERTEDPRGSSPRRSSPRRSSHRRSSPRRSSPRRSSHRRSSPRRSSHRRSSPRRSSPRRSSPRGSSHRRSSPRRSSPRRSSPRRSSHRRSSPRRSSPRRSSPRRSSPRGSSHRRSSPRRSSPRRLSPRGSSHRRSSPRRSSPRRSSPRGSSPRGSSPRRSSPRRSSHRRLSPRRSSHRKWTDAIVFSLL, encoded by the coding sequence ATGAAACAGTCACCCTGTGAGAGGACGGAGGACCCCAGGGGGTCGTCCCCCAGGAGGTCGTCCCCCAGGAGGTCGTCCCACAGGAGGTCGTCCCCCAGGAGGTCGTCCCCCAGGAGGTCGTCCCACAGGAGGTCGTCCCCCAGGAGGTCGTCCCACAGGAGGTCGTCCCCCAGGAGGTCGTCCCCCAGGAGGTCGTCCCCCAGGGGGTCGTCCCACAGGAGGTCGTCCCCCAGGAGGTCGTCCCCCAGGAGGTCGTCCCCCAGGAGGTCGTCCCACAGGAGGTCGTCCCCCAGGAGGTCGTCCCCCAGGAGGTCGTCCCCCAGGAGGTCGTCCCCCAGGGGGTCGTCCCACAGGAGGTCGTCCCCCAGGAGGTCGTCCCCCAGGAGGTTGTCCCCCAGGGGGTCGTCCCACAGGAGGTCGTCCCCCAGGAGGTCGTCCCCCAGGAGGTCGTCCCCCAGGGGGTCGTCCCCCAGGGGGTCGTCCCCCAGGAGGTCGTCCCCCAGGAGGTCATCCCACAGGAGGTTGTCCCCCAGGAGGTCGTCCCATAGGAAGTGGACagatgctattgtttttagccttCTTTGA
- the LOC117386489 gene encoding uncharacterized protein LOC117386489, which produces MSLEDQNIDEEADAPSGLSPGQSLSSVMWGRSHLVAEEILGSSSFLLHLRSGSITQSCYDRFSRQEALYLGLVHRTLEASYDPDADPDTDPEVGCLLLDTKELYRSRSFAQDPAAAPRWLRFALQSFHFVVVDNPLYLLVALSARSFLNSFVLESVPLPGFMRSPESESLYQRWREEAEEELTLTHRFKDVIEKHQNKSDIYKTINVFREHLMNQKILHRHIECEE; this is translated from the exons ATGAG TTTGGAAGATCAAAACATCGATGAAGAGGCCGACGCTCCATCAG GCCTGTCTCCGGGGCAGAGTTTGTCGTCTGTGATGTGGGGGCGGAGTCACCTTGTGGCGGAGGAGATCcttggctcctcctccttcctcctccacctcaggTCAGGCTCCATCACACAGAGCTGCTACGACCGTTTCAGTCGACAGGAGGCGCTGTACCTGGGGCTGGTTCACAGGACGCTGGAG GCGTCGTACGACCCGGACGCTGACCCGGACACTGACCCGGAGGTGGGCTGTCTGCTGCTCGACACAAAGGAGCTGTACAGGAGCAGATCCTTCGCACAG GATCCTGCTGCTGCCCCCCGGTGGCTGCGCTTTGCCCTGCAGTCCTTTCACTTTGTAGTTGTAGACAACCCTCTTTACCTGTTGGTGGCGCTGTCGGCTCGctctttcctgaacagctttgtgtTGGAGTCCGTTCCTCTGCCGGGGTTTATGCGCAGCCCCGAGTCTGAAAGTCTGTACcaaagatggagggaggaggcggaggaggagctcacactcacacacag attCAAAGACGTGattgaaaaacatcaaaataaaagtgacatttataaAACCATCAACGTCTTCAGAGAACACCTGATGAACCAGAAGATCCTCCACAGGCACAt AGAATGTGAAGAATAA